A segment of the Sphingomonas cannabina genome:
CGCTCGGCACCTGGCAGGGCATCTACCTGTTCGAGCACCGCCGCCGGCCGCACCGGCGGTCGATCGCGCTTCACCTCATCGGCGAATGACCGCGTGGCCCAGGAAAGCGCCGGCATCCTCCTGTGGCGCAGGCGCGAGCGGCTGGAGGTGCTGCTGATCCATCCCGGCGGTCCCTTCTGGGCGAACAGACATGAAGGCGCGTGGATGATCCCCAAGGGACTGATCGAGGCCGGAGAGACGCCCGCGGCGGCTGCATTGCGCGAGTTCGAGGAGGAGCTCGGCATCCGCCCCGCCGGATCGCCGGTGCCGCTGTGCCGCATCCGCCAGGCCGGCGGCAAATGGGTCGAGGCCTTCGCGCTCGAAGGCGATCTCGACGTCGCCGAAGTCCGCAGCAACGGCTTCGAGATCGAATGGCCGCCGCGCTCGGGCCGGCGCCAGGCATTTCCCGAGGTCGACCGCGCCGGCTGGTTCAGCCTTGCCGAGGCGCGCGCGATGATCCTGCCGAGCCAGCGCCCGATCCTCGACGCGCTGGAGCGCCTCAGCGCCTGAGCGCGCGGACGAAATCGAGGTCGGCGGGCTTGTCGACGTCCACCGCCGCCAGACCGTCGCGTGCCTCCACCACCGAGGCGCGGACGCCACAGGCGGCGCCCAGCCGGGCCAGCGCCTCGGCGAGCGACAGGCGCCCGGTGACGTAGCGGAGCAGCATGCCCGCCCCCAGCCGCCGCACGATCCGCCACGGCCGCTTGCGGTCGCGCTCCACCGTCTGCCAGAGGTCGATCGCCGCCCCCGCCGCCGGGGTCGCCAGATGGAAGAGGTTGCAGCCGGACCATTCACCGTCGGCGAAGCGCAGATAGGTGCGCCTCGTACCGGCAGCGTCCCGCTCGATCGTCTCGCGACGGGCGAGCAGCGCGGCGACGTCGGCGCCGGGGGGCACGTCGTCCAGGAACTGGCGCACCCATTGCGGCTCGAGCAGCGCATGGTCGGCGGTCGTCACCAAGAGCGGGGCGCCGAGCTGGTCGAGTCCTTGCCGCGTGCTGAGGCTAGGGCCACCCGCCGCTTCAAGCACTTCCGCGCCGAGCGCCGTCGCATGGACCTTCACTGCATCGCCCGATGCCGAAACCGCGATCCGCGCCGCCCCCGCCTCGCGCAGCGCAGCGACCACATGCGCGAGCATGGTCTCGCCGCCGATCGGGATCAGCGCCTTGTCGGAGACGCCGGCATAGTCCGCCACCGGATCGGCACCGCCGCGCGATCCGGCCAGCACCAGCGCATTGAAGCTCATCGTGCGGGCGATATACGCGTCCCGCGCCACACCCGCCAGAGCACGCCGGGCGCGGCGAGGATCGGATGCCGCTCGCGCCACGGCGTCAGCGGCAAGTGGACGCCGGTGTGGCGCTCGAGCTTCCACAGCGCGTAGCGGGTCGCGCCCTCGAAAGTGAAGGCGGCCTTGACCAGCCGCGCGACATTGAGCGGCTTGCCGGCCCGCCGGCGGGCGCGCCACGCGCGAGTCACCGCGCGGCGCATGGTAGCCGGCACCGACGGCACCAGCACGTCACCATCGCGCGCGTGACCGATGCCTGCCGCATCCCAGGCGAGCGGCAGCAGCCTGTCGTAACGTTCGGGATGATAGGCGAGGATCTGACGCTCGCGCCCGGGCCGCTCGACGCGGAACTCGGCGGTGTAGGTCTGGCGGAACAATGCGCTCCAATAATCGGCCGCTTCGCCGCTCTCGGGGCCCAGCACGGCCGCGAAACGCGCCGCGGTCGTCACCGCCGCCGCCACTGCCTCGATCACCCGCCGCGCTACCGCCGCGTCCGCCGCCCAGACGAGCGCGGCCGGCTGGGTGAAGCGCGCCCAGATGGTGGTATCGAGCGACCGGCCCTCGACCGCGGTGCGGAAGGTGTCGATCGGCATGGTCGCCACCTTGGCGCGGATCATCCGTGTGCCGACCGGGGTCTCCACATAGCTCACGTCCGGCCACAGCCAGCGCGTGGCGAGCGCGCGCAGGCCGCGGCTCCGGATGCCGTCGGTCAGCACGTAGAAATCGAGCACGCCGTCGAAGTCGCCGGTCCGCAGCACCGATCCGTAGAACAGCACCGCCAGCACGCCCGGCTTGTGCGCAAGTGCGGCCGCCGCGGCACTCACCTCGGCAGGGACCGGAGCGTTCAGCTCCTCGGCAATGACCTCGACGAGCGGCGCGTTCACGGCACCGCGAACTGCAGCGGCTCGCCGGCGCGGATCGCGAGCTCGCCGCCGCGATACTGCTCGCCGTCGAGCACGAAATCGCCGTCCAGCGTCAGCTCGAACGGCCCCGGATCGGCGCGGTGATAGCCCCAGTCGTCGAGCCAAGCCGCCTCCGACCCCATCAGCAGCGGCCCGAAGGCGACCAGCGGCTTGGCGGGCGGTGCGTCGACCGCGAGGCCCTTGAGGCCGGGGCGCGGCCGGCCGAACGGCTTGAGGCCGAGCGGCATCCGCTCCAGCGTCGACAGGAACAGGATGTAGAAGGAGCGGTCGACCTCGAACCCGTCCTCGCGGCGGATGCGCATCCGATCGCCGCGGCGCCAGGCGTTGCCGGCGCCGCCGAACAGCGTCTGCGCGATGCTCCAGGCGAGCGACAAGCCGACCGCGACGCCGTTGAAGGCGCCCCATTTGTGCGTGCGCTGGGCAAGCTCGGTCGCGCGCACGAAGCCGCCGGCACCGAACAGGAAGCCGCGCAATGCCGGCTCCGACGTGCCGATCCGCTCGATCTCGATCGGCGCGCGCGTGGCGAACCGCTCGGCACGCGCCGCCTCCAGCGCCGCCTCCACCGTCCATTCCTCAGGGATGCCGAGGTCGTAGGCGAGTGCATTGGTCTTGCCCGACGGGATCACCGCGAGCTTCGGCATGTCGTCGAACACCTTGGCCGCCGCGGTGATCACGTCGCGGACGGTGCCGTCGCCGCCGTCGACGATCAGCAGGTTGACGCCCTCGGCCGCGAAGTCGACCAGCGTCCGCTCGAGCGCGACGCGCGTGCGCGGCGAGGCGTAGAATACGTCGTCGGTGCCCTCGAACTGGAGGCCGTTCTTGTGGTTGCGGTGCGCCCGCGCATTGGCGATCACGCCAGCGCGAATCTCGTCCGCGGGGCGCAGCCGGCGGGCACGGACTGCCGCGCCGCCCGGCCAGGGCAGCACCACGCCCGTCTCACCCCGGGTGCGGGCGAGCTTCGGCGCGGTATCGGCCACCGGCTTTTGCCGCAACGGATCAAAAAACTGGCGCAAAACAGTTCCCCGTTTCCACAGACATCTATACGTCACATTAGTTTCATTGGGCCGTAATGAGACCCGAGTAAGGCGCGAAATGGGAATTTGTTGTCATTTGACAACGGTCCGCCGCAAAAAATGCGGCCGGTGCCGCCAATCCCGCTACGTCAGCGGCTGTAGCGCATCTTGATACGGACGGTGCGGCGATCCGCCGACACCGGGAAGCGGACCGCCCGGAACGACGGGACGCCCAGCGTCGTCGGCGCATCGTTGGAGAAGCCGAAACCTTCCTTCACCGAGAACAGCGTGCGGTTGAAGTCATGATCGCCGTTCTCGTCGTGATAGATGGCGATGGCGTAATAGCCGGGCTTCAGCCAGAAGCAGGCGCGCGTCGTCCCGGCGGCGGCCGGAACGCGCTGGCGCAGCAGCTTGCCGCCCTTGGCGAGGAAGCGGCCCGAATCGTCGGGGTAGACGGTGAACGCCACTTCGCCGGCGCCGTTGCGGACGTCGGTCGCCACCACGTCGAGCTGGATCGCTCCGCCGCCCGGCTGGCCGGCGCAGGCCGCCTCGGCCACGGCCGGGGCAAGCATCGAAAGCGCGATCGCCGCAGCGGCGGCGGCAGCATTCCGGGTCATCGGACACAACTCCATCCATGCGAACACGGACGCACGAACCGCGCCCGCATGCCCTTTCCCCCAAGGTTCCGGCGGGAAATGTGCACTTTTAAGGCGATCACAAGGCCTTTGTATCTTTATGCGTCAGCGTTCCGGCCGGTCCTAGGGTCCAAACCCATAAACGGCAGTGGCCGTGACGGAGCGGATTTTGGTGCAGGGCTAGGAGTGAGGAAGGAGCGATGCGGATAGCATCGTGACTGACGAGCGACGACGCCATGCGCCAAAATCCGCCCGTCCCTCCGGGCGATCACGGTCGTTGCCGTTTATGGGTTTGGACCCTAAGCAGCCGCATCGTCGCGATTCCGAGGAGGAGCGCGATCACCAGCGAGTTCGCCACCACCGCGATCGCCACGCCGATCACGCCATATCGGTCGTCGAGCAGGAAGGCGACGGCGAACAGCACCGCCGCCGCGATCAGCCGCACGACGAAGGTCAGGCCGGAGCGGTTGGCGGCGAGCAGTAGCGGCTCGAAGCCGACGATCATCAGGTCGATGCAGCCGGCCGCCGCCAGCCAGATCAGGATCGGGTAGCCGCGCGCGAACGCGCTGCCGCCCATCAGCGTCAGCACCGGCTTGCCCGCCACGACGATGATCACGAACACGACGGCGGCGATGATGCTGGTCATCAGGAACGAGCGCCCGATCAGCCCGCCGACCCGGTGCATCCCGCCGGTGCCGACCGCGCGGACGATCTCCGGAAAGGCGGCGCGGGCGAGCAGCTGCGAGAATTTGGTGAGCGCCTGGGCAAGCTGCAGCGCCAGCCGGAAGGCGCCGGCCGAGGCGGTGCCGGCGATGCCGCCGACCAGCAGCAGCGGCACCTGCTTGCTCGACAGGCCGAGCGTCGAATTGGCGTTGGTGCTGAGCGCGAAGCGGACGATGCCCGGATGCTCGCGGATCACGCCCTTGAGGCTGCCGCCGCGCTTCAGCAGCTGGAGGTCGCCGGTCCGCGCGAGCAGGACCCAATAGGCGGCCGCGGTCAGCACCTCGGCCAGCGCCCAGGCGACCAGGAAGCCGCTGACGGTCGGCTTGATCACCACCGCCAGCGCCGCACCGACCAGCCTGACGAGCGGCGTCACGCTGTCCGCCAGCGCCGCCAGCGAGAAGCGGTCGCGCATCCTCAGCACGCCGAGCGGGGTCGAGCGGATCGAGAGGAGCTGGGCGACGGTGAACAACATGGTGGCGCGCGCATGCACCTCCCTCACCCCCAGGGCCTCGCCCCAGTTGTAGATGATCACCGCCGCCAGCAGCGTCCCCGCCACCGCGCTGCCCAGGTCGAGCAATCCGCAGGCGCGCACCAGCTTGGACAGCCGCGCTTCGTCGCCCGAATGGACATAGGCGGTGCCGTATTGGACGATGATCTGCCAGGTCTGGAAGCCGACCAGGGTCGCCAGCGCCTGCGAGGCGCCGACGATCAGCGCGAACCGGCCGAAGTTGCTGACGCCCAGCGTGCGGGTGACGATGGCGATGTAGACGAGCGAGAGCACCGCCAGCACGCCGCGGCTGGCCAGCATCCAGCTCAAGTTGCGGGCGATCGCCCGCACGCCGCCGCTCACGCCGCGTTCCTCCGGTCCAGCGGGTCCTCGGGTCACGCGAGCCAGCTGACGATCTCGCGCCCGCGTGCCCGGACGACCATCGCCTGGATCAGCCGGACGAGATGGACGACGAGCGACAATGCGGTCCACGCCGCGACCGCGATGATGCCCCAGTCGGGCCGCCCGATGACCAGGAAAGCGAACAGGATCACCATGTTCGGGTTGCGCCGCGCGGTGACCAGCCGGAACTGACTGTCGAACCGCTCCCACACATGGATGTGCATCCCGAAGCGCGCGATGAACGCGCCCTCGATCAGCCGCTGCGCGACATAGCCGAACAGGATGGTGCCGATCACGATCCAGAAGGTCCGGTCGTCGAGCGGCCGGCCATAGACCGCGCAGCCCGCCGCCCATGCCCACCACCAGAAGGGCGGATGGACGAGGTCGACGCCGTGATCCCAGGCGTTGCCGAGCGCCGAGGAGGTGATGGTGCAGCGCGCGAGCTTGCCGTCGACGGTGTCGAGCACCATGAAGATCAGGCCGACCGCCAGGCCGCTCCAGAACCAGCCGTGCCAGAAGGCGATGGTGGCGATGATGCACAGCACGCTGCCGATCGCCGTCACCTGGTTGGGCGAGATGCCGAGCCGCGCCGCCAGCCGGGTCAGCGCGAACGCCCATTCCGGCCAGAGATATTTGGTGAGGATGTCGGTGACGCCCTTGTAGGCGCCGGCATAGCTCGCCCGCTCGATCGCGCGGACGTTCTCGGGCACCAGCCGCTCGGCGAAGGGCCGTTCGCGCTTGCGCAGCGCCTCGTTGAACAGCCCCTCCTCCGCCTCGGCCGCGATCACATCGAGCCCGGCATCGGGCGCGAGCGGCGCATCCGCGGACATCGCCGCCAGCACCGCCCCGCGCTGCGCCGCGTTGGCGACATGCGCGAGCACCGGCACGCCCTCGCGCGTGACGACGGTACCCGGGCGGCGCTTGAGATGCGCCATCCAGATCGGATCGAACACGAAATCGAGGTTGGCGACGATCGCGCCGTGCGCCGGATCACCCTGCAGCGGCAGCTGCTGCGCGAGCGCGATCCGCCGCAGCCGCTCGCTCGCGGTCATGCCCCAGATCCGCGTCGGATTGTCGCCCCAGGGCACGACCACCGGCTGGGGTGCGGTCACATCATCCTTCATCGGTCATTCCGATAGCCGAACACGGGGTCGTCGCGATAGCGCCTGTTGCGCGGTTCAGCGCAACGCGGCCAGCACTTCGGCCGCCGCCCGCCGAGGCGCCGCGCCGCTGGCGTCGCCCAGCACCTCCGCAGCGAAGGCGCGCTGCACCGCCGCGTAGCGCTCATGCTCGCGAGGGGCCCGTTCGAGCGCGGCTGCCAACGCGTCGATATCGTCGACGACGTCGCCCGCCTGCCACATGTCGTAGACGCTATCGCCCTGCCACGCGACGCCATGCGCGTTGAGGAAGACGCACGGCCGCGGCCGCATCAGGAACTCCACGACCTGGCTCGACGTATCGCCGAGATAGATGTCGGCCGCCGCGGTGTAGCTGCCGTCGACCATCGCGAAGCTGTCGAGGTCGCAATGCACGTCGCCCCGTCCTGCCAGCTCGGCGCAGAGCGTCCGCACCTCCGGGGCGCGCTCGACCAGCCGCTGGTGCGGCGCGAAGATCAGGTTGTAGCGGCCCGACGCGATCACCCGGCGCACCACCTCCTCGCCCCACCGCCACCAGGACGATCGGTGCTGCTGCCAGTGCGGCGTGTAGAGCAGCACCGGCCGCGGCTCGGCGAAGCGGAGGTCCGCGGCTTGGGCGTGGCGGAAGCCCGCCTTCATGTAGCCGAGCGCGAGGATACGGTCGGCATCGACGCCGAAGCTCGCCAGCGTGGCACGCTCGCGCTCGGAGGCGACGAAGGTCAGCCAGGCCGACTTGCGGCGGCGGTCGGAATAGGCGGACATCGATCCCGCCCCGTGCAGCGTCTTGATGAAGCGGGTCCGGAGCGGCAGCAGCGTCGGCAGCCACAGGCTGGTCTGCTCGGCGCACACCGCCACCGGCGTCCGGGCCAGCGCCGGCGCGAGGCGGGCGAGCGTCAGAAGCTTGGGCGGGAGCGGCGGATTGCGCCCGTCGTCATAGCCGTGAAGCGTGCGAAACCCCGGCGCGCGGCGCAGGCGAACTCCGGTCGTCCCCATCTCGGCCAGCCAGCGGCCGAGCAGCTCCTCATGGACCGAAGTCGCAATCCATGCGTCGATCGGCAGCTCCGGCGCAGCGCGCGCCAGCTCCTCCAGGATGGGATAGAGGTGCGGGATCAGCAGCGTCTCGCCGAGGAACAGGAACGCGACCTCGGCCTTTCCCGGGGCCTTCACTGGCCGCCCCGCCCGCTCCATCCGGCGATGTCCTCGGGCCGGTCGATCTCCTGCCACAGCGCGCGGTCCGTCTCGATTGCGCCGACGCCGACGGTCTGGGCAAGCCGGGCGACCACCGCATGATGGTAGGAATTGAGCCCTCCGGGGGCAGCGATCACCCGCTCCAGCGCGTCCGGATAGGCATCGCCGCCCGCCGACAGGATCACCCCCAGCGAGCGGTGCGTCGCGACATCCGGCGGCAGGTCCTTGGCCACCGCGCAGATCTCGCCGTTCGCGACCGTCACCAGCATGTCGTCGAGCGCCGGCTCGCCGAGCCGCTCGACCAACAGGTTGACGCCGCTCGCGGTGCGGGCGACCGCATCGGCGATCAGCGGCGGATCGAACACCGTGTCGCCGTTCATCAGGCAGAAGGGCTCGCGAAGATGCTCGCGCGCCATCCACACGCTGCCGATGCTGCTCGCCACCGACCAGAAGGGGTTGAACACGAACTCGACCGGCAGCGGTGGCGGCGTGCGCTGGAGGTGCGCGATGATCTGCCGATAGCGATAGCCGCCGACGATCACCGCCTTGGTCAGGCCGGCCACCGCCAGCGCCTCGAGCTGGCGGTCGAGGATGCTCCGCCCCTCGACCTCGATCAGGCATTTCGGCATCTCCTGCGTGAGCGGCAGCAGGCGGGAGCCGATGCCGGCACTCAGGATCACGCCAATCATGGCCGCCCAGATAGCGCGGCCCGGCGCGTTCGCCAGTATATTTTCTGCTGCCGAACCATGGTGCGCGGGATTCGGAGGAGCTAGGGCGAAGCTTCATCCTGCCCGGGGGAACTGCATTGGACAGCGCGACGGAGAGCGGGAACAAGCTCTCGATCTTCGACCTCGACCGCACGCTGACGCGGCTGCCGACCTATTCGCCCTATCTGCTGCACGCCGCCCGCACGGTGGCGCCGTGGCGCCTGCTGCTGGTGCCGGCCGCGGCGGCGGCGACGGCGGCGTACAAGGCCGGGCTGATCGACCGCAAGCGCACCAAGGAGCTGATGCACCAGCTGCTGCTCGGTCCACGCTTGAGCGCCGAGGCGCACGAGCGCGCGACCGCGCCGTTCCTGGCGCGGCTCCTCGCCGGCGGATTCCGCCCCGCCGCGCTCGAGCAGCTCGCCGCCGACCGCGCCGAGGGCCGCCGCCTGATCCTCGCCACCGCCGCGCCCGACCATTATGCGCACCGCAT
Coding sequences within it:
- a CDS encoding NUDIX domain-containing protein, with the protein product MAQESAGILLWRRRERLEVLLIHPGGPFWANRHEGAWMIPKGLIEAGETPAAAALREFEEELGIRPAGSPVPLCRIRQAGGKWVEAFALEGDLDVAEVRSNGFEIEWPPRSGRRQAFPEVDRAGWFSLAEARAMILPSQRPILDALERLSA
- a CDS encoding nucleotidyltransferase family protein translates to MARDAYIARTMSFNALVLAGSRGGADPVADYAGVSDKALIPIGGETMLAHVVAALREAGAARIAVSASGDAVKVHATALGAEVLEAAGGPSLSTRQGLDQLGAPLLVTTADHALLEPQWVRQFLDDVPPGADVAALLARRETIERDAAGTRRTYLRFADGEWSGCNLFHLATPAAGAAIDLWQTVERDRKRPWRIVRRLGAGMLLRYVTGRLSLAEALARLGAACGVRASVVEARDGLAAVDVDKPADLDFVRALRR
- a CDS encoding acylglycerol kinase family protein; translation: MADTAPKLARTRGETGVVLPWPGGAAVRARRLRPADEIRAGVIANARAHRNHKNGLQFEGTDDVFYASPRTRVALERTLVDFAAEGVNLLIVDGGDGTVRDVITAAAKVFDDMPKLAVIPSGKTNALAYDLGIPEEWTVEAALEAARAERFATRAPIEIERIGTSEPALRGFLFGAGGFVRATELAQRTHKWGAFNGVAVGLSLAWSIAQTLFGGAGNAWRRGDRMRIRREDGFEVDRSFYILFLSTLERMPLGLKPFGRPRPGLKGLAVDAPPAKPLVAFGPLLMGSEAAWLDDWGYHRADPGPFELTLDGDFVLDGEQYRGGELAIRAGEPLQFAVP
- a CDS encoding CDP-alcohol phosphatidyltransferase family protein, whose product is MKDDVTAPQPVVVPWGDNPTRIWGMTASERLRRIALAQQLPLQGDPAHGAIVANLDFVFDPIWMAHLKRRPGTVVTREGVPVLAHVANAAQRGAVLAAMSADAPLAPDAGLDVIAAEAEEGLFNEALRKRERPFAERLVPENVRAIERASYAGAYKGVTDILTKYLWPEWAFALTRLAARLGISPNQVTAIGSVLCIIATIAFWHGWFWSGLAVGLIFMVLDTVDGKLARCTITSSALGNAWDHGVDLVHPPFWWWAWAAGCAVYGRPLDDRTFWIVIGTILFGYVAQRLIEGAFIARFGMHIHVWERFDSQFRLVTARRNPNMVILFAFLVIGRPDWGIIAVAAWTALSLVVHLVRLIQAMVVRARGREIVSWLA
- a CDS encoding lipopolysaccharide biosynthesis protein is translated as MSGGVRAIARNLSWMLASRGVLAVLSLVYIAIVTRTLGVSNFGRFALIVGASQALATLVGFQTWQIIVQYGTAYVHSGDEARLSKLVRACGLLDLGSAVAGTLLAAVIIYNWGEALGVREVHARATMLFTVAQLLSIRSTPLGVLRMRDRFSLAALADSVTPLVRLVGAALAVVIKPTVSGFLVAWALAEVLTAAAYWVLLARTGDLQLLKRGGSLKGVIREHPGIVRFALSTNANSTLGLSSKQVPLLLVGGIAGTASAGAFRLALQLAQALTKFSQLLARAAFPEIVRAVGTGGMHRVGGLIGRSFLMTSIIAAVVFVIIVVAGKPVLTLMGGSAFARGYPILIWLAAAGCIDLMIVGFEPLLLAANRSGLTFVVRLIAAAVLFAVAFLLDDRYGVIGVAIAVVANSLVIALLLGIATMRLLRVQTHKRQRP
- a CDS encoding HAD family hydrolase encodes the protein MDSATESGNKLSIFDLDRTLTRLPTYSPYLLHAARTVAPWRLLLVPAAAAATAAYKAGLIDRKRTKELMHQLLLGPRLSAEAHERATAPFLARLLAGGFRPAALEQLAADRAEGRRLILATAAPDHYAHRIAESLGMEAALATKVRREGDQLTHRIDGDNYRGVAKLQAIEAWIAEQSLDRDQLHVRFYSDNLTDVPTFEWADEAIAVNPGAKLRRIARERGWRTVAW
- a CDS encoding phosphocholine cytidylyltransferase family protein; this translates as MIGVILSAGIGSRLLPLTQEMPKCLIEVEGRSILDRQLEALAVAGLTKAVIVGGYRYRQIIAHLQRTPPPLPVEFVFNPFWSVASSIGSVWMAREHLREPFCLMNGDTVFDPPLIADAVARTASGVNLLVERLGEPALDDMLVTVANGEICAVAKDLPPDVATHRSLGVILSAGGDAYPDALERVIAAPGGLNSYHHAVVARLAQTVGVGAIETDRALWQEIDRPEDIAGWSGRGGQ
- a CDS encoding DUF2141 domain-containing protein, producing MTRNAAAAAAAIALSMLAPAVAEAACAGQPGGGAIQLDVVATDVRNGAGEVAFTVYPDDSGRFLAKGGKLLRQRVPAAAGTTRACFWLKPGYYAIAIYHDENGDHDFNRTLFSVKEGFGFSNDAPTTLGVPSFRAVRFPVSADRRTVRIKMRYSR